Part of the Flavobacteriales bacterium genome, GCATGGGAGTCTTCTTGAAGGACATCATTGAAGGTCCCTTTTGTTTACAGAATTTTCTATTGTTAAAAATCTCTTGTAAATCATTGATTTTTTACAAAACAAACAACTTGTTTATTTTATATTACCCTATAATGTTTGTATTGATATTTTCAACACAAAAATCACCCCAAAGGGTGATAGGAATAAATTGAATTTCTGCTGAAATTTGGAAGTTATTGTACACGAGTTTGACTATTGTTTATTAAGTAAGAGAATTGTTATGCAGCTAAGAAGTTTGTATTTAAAAAGGCGAATAGACGCCAATGGAAGAGAATGTTTATCTGGAGAGGTAATCGTTAGAGAAAAGGGTATTGATAAGGCATATCCTGTAAATGAAGTAGTGAGAAAAGATGGTGCTATGGGTTTAATTGGTATTAATCATATCAACTATACAACAACCGTATTAAGTGAGGATTTTGTTTTAAATTTAGCTTATGGTTCAACCCCTTACCCACCTCCTTATTTGATCTCTCAAAGTTCAGAAGAGACAGGAAATGATATTGTGAGTATTTCCCCTCATGCTGTGATTAATGAGTTAAAGATAGAGATGAATACTACGGGTCTTGATTATACAGTAAGGATTAATTTTGACAATGTAGAAGTTTTGCCGTCAATGATTTTAGAACCTGCTCAAAGCCAAGTGAGCTATATTAATCCTGTGGGAAATGTTGGGATAGGTGATTTTTATCCTTATTACAGGCTTATTAATGAAGCTACGGGGAGTAAAGAATGTTTTATAACCAACGCCGAGTTTGTAATTGAAAAACAATATTCTTTTGTGATTACGGATTCTTTAACAAGTAATCCTTTGATGAATCCAAATGAAGGAAATATCTTTGTTTTTCAGCTGAAAAAAAATGAGTAAAGAACAATGAATGAACTGAAAAATCAGATTTTTTATATTTTGATGATATTTATTTTGAGTATAAATCAACAGGTTTGTGCCCAAAATTCTGTTATATCAATAAACGAATATGAGACATATAATGATGCTTTAAAGCTGGAGCGCGTGTATTTTTTGATAGATGCTTTTACGTATTCTGATGATAGTTTGGCGATGCACTATGCAAATGAGTATCTTGATTTGGCAACTAAATATGACCATTCTTTACATCTTGGAGCGGCATATAGAAGAATAGGGATTATTTATTTTAATAGGAATAATTTAGTTAAGGCATTAGAATTTCATAAAAAAGCTCTTGATATTGATTTAAAAAGAAAAAATAATCAAATGGCGATAAATTCCGATGTTACTAATATCGCAAAAATTTATATCCTCACAAAGGATTATGATAAAGCCATTAGGTTGTGTGAACAAATTCTTGCTTCAAATAAGCATAAGGGTACCCCGAAAATGATGGCAGTATCTCAAGGAATATTGGCGAATATATATATCGCTAAAAAAGCCAACCAAAAAGCTTATAATCTTCTAAATAAAGCACTAAGAAATATTCAGTTAAAATCAAAATTAGACACTTGGAATAATAAAAAATATTATGAGCCTTATCTTGCTGATATTTTAGTGTATTATATTTCAGTTTGTTTAGAAGGACAATTTGAACAATGTGATGTTGATAATGATTTATTAAAACTGAAGGGATTGATTGAAAAATATGAGCTGAATAATTTAAGAGCTGATTTTTCCTATTTTGAGAATAAAAATTGTTTTAATAAAAATAAAACACTCTGTAAAGAACAAGAATTAAACAATTATCAGAATATTTTAAATGAAGAAGGATCTTATGATAAAGTTGTCAGAATATTAGAGTTGAAAAGGAATTATTATCATCATCAAAATGATATAGAAAAAGTATTAAACACTATGGATCAAATTGTTTCATTAAAAGAAAAGCAATTTGAGTATGACAAGAATAGTTTTTTAACTAGATATCAAACAGAATTTGAGACAAATATGGCCGTTTCTGAAAAAGAACGTGCGATGATACTCGTTGAGAAGTCTGAAGATAGAATTCGATTTTTTATTATTTTGTTAATCGCCTTGATCTTAATAATCGCCTTTGGATCAAAGGCATATTCTAATAAAAGAAATTTGATGGAGCACGAGCTCTCTTTGCAAAAAAGAACAATTGATGAACTGATTAGTAAAAATGAATTAGAAAGTTTAAAAGGAATTGTTCAAGGTTCCAATGCTGAAAGACAAAAGATTTCTCATCATCTTCATGATACAATAGGAGCAATGCTGGCAACTGTAAAATTCCAGTTTGAATCTTTAAGAATGGGAAATCAGAAATCTCAGGAAACAAAAGAACAGTTATTTCAATCCACAGAAGAGCTCATTGATACATCTTGCACGGCAGTGAGAAGGTTGGCACATGATCTTAATAAATCCTCAGAACAGTTTAATTTATATGAGAATATCATTAGCCTGAAAAACTCTTTAGAATTAGCACAAAAAGCGAAAGTAACTGTTGAAGCATCAGAGTATGAAAATAGCAAAATTGCGTCTTATGGTTATGAGCTTAATAATGTCATTCAGGAACTGTTTAGTAATACCCTTAAACATGCAAAAGCTACAGAAATCCATGTTCAATTGGCAATGTTTGACAATATTTTCCAAATCCTCTTTGAAGATAATGGAGTAGGGTTTGAGATAGAAAAAATAACGCAAGGATTAGGTTTGAAATCCATTCGAAAAAGAGTCAATAAACTAAAAGGTAGCTTAGAAATAGACTCACATAGAAACAGTGGAACTACTTTTATCATTGAAATACCTCTAAAAAATGAGTAAAATAAAAATCGCTTTGGTAGATGATCATTCTCTATTTACCGAAACACTAAAAAATATGCTAGCGAACGAAGATGATTTCATAATTGTTGGGACATTTACTACGGCATCTTCTTTCATCAACTTTGTAGAAAAACAAAGAGTTGATGTGTGCTTAATGGACTTAGGAATGCCACATCTAAACGGTTTTCAAGCTGTAGAACAAACAAAAAAGTATAATGCCTACATAAAGTTTATTGCACTTACAATGTCTAGCTCTGCCAAAAGTTTAAATCAAGCAAAGAGTGTAGGTTTTGATGGATATTTGATAAAAAACACCTCATATAATGATTTGAAAACTGCTATCAAAAGAGTGTCTCAAGGACAAAAGGTATATGACCTTCTTCCTGACGATATGAAAATAAGTTCTGAAGAAAGTCAAGAAAATAAAATCGATTTTTCGGTAGTTACCAAAAGAGAAAAAGAAATTTTAGGACTTATTCTAGATTCCAAAACAACGGAGGAAATTGCTGCCAAACTCTATATCTCCGAAAATACGGTTAAAACACATCGTAAAAACATCTTTAGAAAACTAAAAATAAAAAATAGCGCAGGTTTACTGCATATAGCAGAAGAATATGATTTATGGCTTAGGTAATTGTTGATATTTTAGTAATATCGCATTAAGTCAAACAATTTGTTTATTTTTTATACATTAAATAGAATTATCACAAATTTTAAACAGAAAAATACCCTTAAAGGGTGATTGACACTAATGAATTATCTAAGTAATTTTGAATAAGTTTTTTGGTACAAAGAATATTTGTTTAGCGTAATAAGTTTACAAGGGATGTAAAAGAATAGATAATTAAGATAATACATAGTTTGTTAATTTTGAATAGTTATTTAATAAATAAGCTTGCCATACTCGTTTAAAGTGTTCGAGTTAGTTAAACACAGTATGTGCAATAATGGTTATAAGGTTGGTTATTATACAGGGATAATTTAAAAAAATAAAAATTTGAATGTTTAATAAGTGTTTTTAAACTGAGATCAGACGATTTTCCCCAAATGGTTTGTTTCTCAGTTTTTTTTATGGTATGTATAGGGATTCTCATAAAATTCATCCCTGAAATATCTTACATTTGCGATGAATAAAGAATTGCAGAGCAATTGGATTGTCATTTATCAATTGTTTTTATGAAAATGACAAAACCACCACTCCAAATAAAAAATGCTAGAAACATGAAGCTTGTAGAATGTCCAAGAGATGCCATGCAGGGTATCACAGATTTTATACCCACTGAGTTAAAAATAGATTATCTAAACGCACTTTTAAGAGTTGGCTATGATGTTCTTGATTTTGGATCTTTTGTTTCTCCTAAAGCGATTCCTCAATTGAAAGATACTCAAGAAGTTCTTGAAAACTTAAATTTAGAAGAATCTAAAACGGAGTTATTAGCAATTATTGCCAACTATAGAGGTGCAGAACAAGCATGCAATAATCAACAGATTAAGCATCTAGGTTTTCCTCTTTCTGTGTCAGAGACATTTCAAAAAAGAAATACCAATAAATCCATCAGCGAGGCTCTTGAAAGCATTGCAAGGATTCAAGACTTGGTTTTAAAAGGAAATCAAAGCTTAAATATCTATCTTTCCATGGGTTTTGGAAATCCGTATGACGAGCATTTTGATCCAGAATTATTAATGGAATTGACAGAAAAATTGGTTCAGATGGAAATTTACCACATCATTCCCTCTGATACAATAGGAGTGGCTAGTCCAGAAATTATTCTAGACATTTTTCCAAAATTGATAAAAGAATTTCCAAAAGTAGAATGGGGAGCACATCTACATTCTACCCCACAAAGCACCAAAGAAAAACTCCAAGCAGTTTATGAAGCAAAATGTCATAGATTAGATATGGCTGTACAAGGTTTTGGAGGTTGTCCAATGGCTAAAGATGATTTGGTAGGAAATATTGCAACAGAAAGAGTTCTTAATTTTTTAGAGAATCATAAAATTTCACACAGTTTAAATGCTTTACACTTTGAATCTGCATACAATATTGCTTCAGATATTTTTGAAAATCATCATTAAAAAAAACTAAATGAAAGCAAGTATTATCACCATAGGAGATGAATTACTGATAGGACAAGTAATTGATACAAATTCTAGCTATATCGGTAAAAATCTCAATGATTTAGGATTTTATATCCAAGAAAAAAGAGCCATTGCGGATAAAGAGGCCGATATTATTGAAGCCATTGAATCTACGGCAAAGCATTCAGATTTATGTATTGTAACGGGTGGACTAGGACCCACAAAAGATGATATTACCAAAAAAACAATTTGCAAAATTTGGGATGACAAGTTAGAATCCAAAAAGGATTTGGAAACTTATTTAAAATCTTGGTATGAAGCAAGAGGTTTAGATTTTTCTTTTGCTAGACAAGAACAAGCTTGGGTTCCCACAAAATGTCAATATTTTCAGAATCCTGTAGGAACAGCATCTGCTATGATTTTAGAAAAAGACAACTGCCAGTTTGTGTTTCTCCCAGGTGTTCCTTCTGAACTCTATGCATTTTTTGATCACTATCTTTTAGATTTTTTCAAAAAACTAGAACATGAGCAAAAAGTAGCGCATAGATACCTCATTACTCATGGAATGCCAGAAAGTGAAATCGCTAATATTCTTTCTGATATCGAAAATGAACTTCCTGAGGAAATAAGTCTAGCTTATTTGCCTAATTTTAGAACAGTAAGACTTAGATTGACCGCTGTTTATAAAGATCAGAAAATTGCTGAACGACTCGAATATTATTTTACAGAGATCAAAAAAAGATTAACTGATATTTCCTTGTATGAAGGTGATTTAACTCCCGAAATGTATTTGAGTAAAACGTTAAAGAAACAAAACCTAACTTTTGCTTCTGCGGAAAGTTGCACGGCAGGGAGAATTGCATCTGCTATGACGAGCATGTCGGGTTCTTCTAGTTATTTTATGGGTTCTGTACTTTCTTATGACAATAAAGTAAAGAAAAAATTGTTAGGAGTAAAGCAAAGTACGCTAGATCAAGTGGGAGCAGTGAGTGAAGAAACCGTTATCCAAATGGCTAAAGGTGTTGCAGAACTTATGCAAACAGATATTGCTATTTCCACATCGGGAATTGCAGGTCCTACAGGAGGATCTGAAGAAAAGCCAGTAGGGACTACTTGGTTCGGAATCTATATAAATGGGCGTATTTTTACAAAAAAAGTTAGATTTAGATCTAATAGGGGTCGGAATCTAGAACAAGCAACAAAAGAAGCAATTATTTTGTTGATTAAATATTTGAAAGAACAATGATAAAAAAAAGCATTATACTGTTTATTCTGAGCTTTCTTGCTT contains:
- a CDS encoding histidine kinase, encoding MNELKNQIFYILMIFILSINQQVCAQNSVISINEYETYNDALKLERVYFLIDAFTYSDDSLAMHYANEYLDLATKYDHSLHLGAAYRRIGIIYFNRNNLVKALEFHKKALDIDLKRKNNQMAINSDVTNIAKIYILTKDYDKAIRLCEQILASNKHKGTPKMMAVSQGILANIYIAKKANQKAYNLLNKALRNIQLKSKLDTWNNKKYYEPYLADILVYYISVCLEGQFEQCDVDNDLLKLKGLIEKYELNNLRADFSYFENKNCFNKNKTLCKEQELNNYQNILNEEGSYDKVVRILELKRNYYHHQNDIEKVLNTMDQIVSLKEKQFEYDKNSFLTRYQTEFETNMAVSEKERAMILVEKSEDRIRFFIILLIALILIIAFGSKAYSNKRNLMEHELSLQKRTIDELISKNELESLKGIVQGSNAERQKISHHLHDTIGAMLATVKFQFESLRMGNQKSQETKEQLFQSTEELIDTSCTAVRRLAHDLNKSSEQFNLYENIISLKNSLELAQKAKVTVEASEYENSKIASYGYELNNVIQELFSNTLKHAKATEIHVQLAMFDNIFQILFEDNGVGFEIEKITQGLGLKSIRKRVNKLKGSLEIDSHRNSGTTFIIEIPLKNE
- a CDS encoding response regulator transcription factor translates to MSKIKIALVDDHSLFTETLKNMLANEDDFIIVGTFTTASSFINFVEKQRVDVCLMDLGMPHLNGFQAVEQTKKYNAYIKFIALTMSSSAKSLNQAKSVGFDGYLIKNTSYNDLKTAIKRVSQGQKVYDLLPDDMKISSEESQENKIDFSVVTKREKEILGLILDSKTTEEIAAKLYISENTVKTHRKNIFRKLKIKNSAGLLHIAEEYDLWLR
- a CDS encoding hydroxymethylglutaryl-CoA lyase — its product is MKLVECPRDAMQGITDFIPTELKIDYLNALLRVGYDVLDFGSFVSPKAIPQLKDTQEVLENLNLEESKTELLAIIANYRGAEQACNNQQIKHLGFPLSVSETFQKRNTNKSISEALESIARIQDLVLKGNQSLNIYLSMGFGNPYDEHFDPELLMELTEKLVQMEIYHIIPSDTIGVASPEIILDIFPKLIKEFPKVEWGAHLHSTPQSTKEKLQAVYEAKCHRLDMAVQGFGGCPMAKDDLVGNIATERVLNFLENHKISHSLNALHFESAYNIASDIFENHH
- a CDS encoding CinA family nicotinamide mononucleotide deamidase-related protein; the encoded protein is MKASIITIGDELLIGQVIDTNSSYIGKNLNDLGFYIQEKRAIADKEADIIEAIESTAKHSDLCIVTGGLGPTKDDITKKTICKIWDDKLESKKDLETYLKSWYEARGLDFSFARQEQAWVPTKCQYFQNPVGTASAMILEKDNCQFVFLPGVPSELYAFFDHYLLDFFKKLEHEQKVAHRYLITHGMPESEIANILSDIENELPEEISLAYLPNFRTVRLRLTAVYKDQKIAERLEYYFTEIKKRLTDISLYEGDLTPEMYLSKTLKKQNLTFASAESCTAGRIASAMTSMSGSSSYFMGSVLSYDNKVKKKLLGVKQSTLDQVGAVSEETVIQMAKGVAELMQTDIAISTSGIAGPTGGSEEKPVGTTWFGIYINGRIFTKKVRFRSNRGRNLEQATKEAIILLIKYLKEQ